The Nothobranchius furzeri strain GRZ-AD chromosome 6, NfurGRZ-RIMD1, whole genome shotgun sequence genome includes a region encoding these proteins:
- the LOC129164424 gene encoding uncharacterized protein codes for MYEGVARRYAEAEVEKAGYHWVDRDCCASFKIPDSIPGEHLLWDAWKTTPAIVNAATSGPLANTSASRSHYNPNIAIKLDLFHCLRRFSRECTSEHHPLYSSFCQLLSAAFSVVDQEDLKKLRDAYEFCGIRPANPTKQHIREHCRTKIPQPTELLDRVEKVINHFHLAKDPNDVPLFKPSMLKTWRIQRVHILHGCLSDPEISERIMYRYGGTLQLNHVPGEGAKVNIWIPVRGTSQQEGYHFHQAQWITGTHASTELFQAQAMTGVARWNYQRLVDLKRPDIVLPAVFDPALIAELNSSYKRVTGQEKYPTLRVSDREPAKDLDLST; via the exons ATGTACGAGGGAGTGGCCAGGAGGTACGCTGAAGCTGAAGTGGAGAAGGCAGGCTACCACTGGGTGGACAG GGATTGCTGTGCTTCTTTCAAGATCCCAGACTCCATCCCTGGTGAACATTTACTCTGGGATGCTTGGAAGACAACCCCTGCCATTGTGAATGCTGCTACCTCTGGACCCCTGGCTAATACTAGTGCCTCTCGATCACATTACAACCCCAACATTGCTATAAAACTGGACTTGTTTCACTGCCTCAGGCGCTTTTCACGGGAGTGCACGTCTGAGCATCACCCCCTCTACAGCAGTTTCTGCCAGCTTCTCTCTGCTGCCTTCTCTGTGGTGGATCAGGAGGACCTCAAGAAGCTCAGGGACGCCTACGAATTCTGTGGTATCCGGCCAGCCAATCCCACCAAACAACACATACGGGAGCACTGCAGGACCAAGATACCACAGCCCACAGAGCTCCTGGACAGAGTGGAAAAGGTGATCAACCATTTTCATCTGGCCAAGGATCCAAATGATGTCCCTCTGTTTAAACCCTCCATGCTGAAGACGTGGCGCATACAGCGAGTGCATATTCTCCATGGATGCCTCAGTGACCCTGAAATCTCCGAGAGGATCATGTACAGGTATGGTGGCACTCTTCAGCTTAACCATGTACCTGGAGAAGGAGCAAAGGTCAACATCTGGATTCCTGTCAGAGGTACATCACAACAAGAGGGGTACCATTTCCACCAGGCCCAGTGGATCACTGGAACCCATGCCTCCACTGAACTGTTTCAGGCGCAGGCAATGACAGGAGTGGCAAGATGGAACTACCAACGACTGGTGGACCTTAAGCGACCAGACATTGTCCTGCCAGCTGTATTTGATCCCGCTTTAATAGCTGAATTAAACAGCTCTTACAAGAGAGTGACTGGACAGGAGAAATATCCCACTCTCAGAGTCTCTGACAGGGAACCAGCGAAAGATTTGGACTTGAGTACATAG